In Paraburkholderia bryophila, a single genomic region encodes these proteins:
- the sctV gene encoding type III secretion system export apparatus subunit SctV: MLKTLKLPAGGEIGIVALIVAIISLMILPLPPTLIDILLGVNIAISVTLLMVTLYVPDVVSLSAFPSLLLFTTLYRLSLNIASTKSILLHAEAGHIIESFGELVVGGNLVVGLVVFVIITTVQFIVIAKGSERVAEVGARFTLDALPGKQMSIDADLRANLLSAEEARRKRATLAVESQLHGGMDGAMKFVKGDAIAGLIITMINIVAGIAVGVAYHNMSAGEAANRFSILSVGDAMVSQIPSLLLSVAAGVMITRVADERQAKPASLGDEIGRQLGSSSRALYFAAVLLLGFAAVPGFPAALFLLLAGSLAFTAWRLDAKKPQQSSHERESLHAMQRSGSKIDVPVILARAPQFTCPLGVRIAPDLVARLTMPALDKSFESERARLQEELGLPFPGITMWTYAALPASTCQILVHDVPQRTIELPAGKVMLPEASRLAHSAAAVTLTAEESAALDALIAQAEAGPPIDPSGAPTRWLEERAVPPKTPVWRAEQAIAHACVALMRRHAPLFLGIQEVQWMLDQLANDYPGLVAEVQKVLPPQRIADVLRRLLEEQISIRNVRTIMESLITWGPKEKDMLMLTEYVRGDLSRFLAHRAASGERTLSAVLFDMPVEQHIRQSIKQTPTGNFLALPPDEATLLIDKIQSFVGATPREGVALVTSMDIRRYVRRMIEARLGWLAVYSYQELGEHVELRPLGRVSI; encoded by the coding sequence ATGCTGAAGACACTGAAACTTCCTGCCGGCGGCGAAATCGGCATCGTCGCCCTGATCGTCGCGATCATCTCGCTGATGATCCTGCCGCTGCCGCCGACGCTGATCGACATTCTGCTCGGCGTGAACATCGCGATCAGCGTGACCTTGCTGATGGTGACGCTGTACGTGCCCGACGTGGTGTCGCTGTCGGCGTTTCCTTCGCTGCTGCTGTTCACGACGCTCTACCGGCTGTCGCTGAACATCGCGTCGACCAAGTCGATTCTGTTGCATGCCGAAGCGGGTCACATTATCGAGAGTTTCGGCGAACTGGTGGTGGGCGGCAATCTGGTGGTCGGCCTGGTGGTGTTCGTGATTATCACCACGGTGCAGTTCATCGTGATCGCGAAGGGTTCGGAGCGGGTCGCGGAAGTCGGCGCGCGCTTCACGCTCGACGCGCTGCCCGGCAAGCAGATGAGTATCGACGCCGACCTGCGCGCCAATCTGCTGAGCGCCGAGGAAGCCCGCCGCAAGCGCGCGACGCTCGCCGTGGAAAGTCAGTTGCACGGCGGCATGGACGGCGCGATGAAGTTCGTCAAGGGCGACGCGATCGCTGGGCTGATCATCACGATGATCAATATCGTCGCGGGGATCGCGGTGGGGGTGGCGTATCACAACATGAGCGCGGGCGAAGCGGCGAACCGCTTTTCGATTCTGTCGGTCGGCGACGCGATGGTGTCGCAGATTCCGTCGCTGTTGCTCTCGGTCGCGGCCGGCGTGATGATCACGCGCGTCGCCGACGAGCGGCAAGCGAAACCCGCTTCGCTCGGCGATGAAATCGGCCGCCAGCTCGGCTCCAGTTCGCGCGCGCTGTATTTCGCGGCGGTGCTGCTGCTCGGTTTCGCGGCGGTGCCGGGCTTCCCCGCCGCGCTGTTCCTGCTGCTGGCCGGCTCGCTTGCGTTCACCGCGTGGCGGCTGGACGCGAAAAAGCCGCAGCAGAGCAGCCACGAACGTGAATCGCTGCACGCCATGCAACGCTCGGGCTCGAAGATCGACGTGCCGGTTATTCTGGCGCGCGCGCCGCAGTTCACCTGCCCGCTCGGTGTGCGGATCGCCCCCGACCTCGTGGCCCGGCTCACCATGCCGGCGCTCGACAAGTCGTTCGAAAGCGAACGCGCGCGGCTGCAGGAAGAACTCGGCCTGCCGTTTCCCGGCATCACCATGTGGACTTATGCCGCGCTGCCGGCGTCCACCTGTCAGATCCTCGTGCACGACGTGCCGCAACGGACTATCGAACTGCCCGCCGGCAAGGTGATGTTGCCCGAAGCGAGCCGTCTCGCACATTCGGCTGCCGCCGTCACGCTGACGGCCGAGGAAAGCGCGGCGCTGGACGCGCTCATCGCACAAGCCGAAGCCGGTCCGCCGATCGATCCGAGCGGCGCGCCGACACGTTGGCTCGAAGAACGCGCGGTGCCGCCGAAGACGCCGGTATGGCGCGCGGAACAGGCCATTGCGCATGCCTGCGTCGCGCTGATGCGGCGGCATGCACCGCTGTTTCTCGGCATTCAGGAAGTGCAATGGATGCTCGACCAGCTCGCGAACGACTATCCGGGTCTGGTCGCCGAGGTGCAGAAAGTCCTGCCGCCGCAACGGATCGCCGACGTGCTGCGCCGGCTGCTCGAAGAACAGATTTCGATCCGCAACGTCCGCACGATCATGGAAAGCCTGATCACCTGGGGACCGAAAGAAAAAGACATGCTGATGCTGACCGAGTACGTGCGCGGCGATCTCTCGCGCTTTCTTGCGCATCGGGCGGCGAGCGGCGAGCGGACCTTGTCGGCGGTGCTGTTCGACATGCCGGTCGAGCAGCATATTCGCCAGTCGATCAAGCAAACGCCCACCGGCAATTTCCTCGCCTTGCCGCCGGATGAAGCCACGTTGCTGATCGACAAGATCCAGTCGTTCGTGGGCGCGACGCCGCGCGAGGGCGTGGCGTTGGTGACGTCGATGGATATTCGCCGTTACGTGCGGCGCATGATCGAGGCGCGCCTCGGCTGGCTCGCGGTGTATTCGTATCAGGAACTCGGCGAGCACGTCGAGTTGCGGCCGCTCGGCCGCGTGTCGATCTGA
- the sctU gene encoding type III secretion system export apparatus subunit SctU codes for MSDEKTEEPTQKKLRDARKEGQVSRSSDLTDSISMSAVVLLLMAGASHFSDVLRETVLIATGFVDGDHSLTNMQTQLYRLGGLALSAIVPCVCIAALAAIAGSIGQVGMQISTKPITPDPKAVSPMAGLKKIFSVRTLIECAKMIVKAAIVFCVMWQTIKWLFPLIVGSLYQPLPGLVRMFWELLIKLFMVAAAVFVLVGAADVKLQSFMFLKKMKMSKDEVKREHKNQEGDPRIKGERRRLAREILNSPPQSKVGMANMMVVNPTHYSVAVRYAPDEHPLPRVIAKGMDESAAELRRAARDAGVPIIGNPPVARALYKVGLDEPIPEELFETVAAILRWVESIGARRSAGMPAFDDADAASSGSSHDATAPPPALH; via the coding sequence ATGAGCGACGAAAAAACCGAAGAGCCAACCCAGAAAAAGCTGCGAGACGCGCGCAAGGAAGGACAGGTGTCCCGCAGCAGCGATCTGACCGACTCGATCTCGATGTCGGCGGTCGTGCTGTTGCTGATGGCGGGCGCGAGCCACTTCAGCGACGTGCTGCGCGAAACGGTGCTGATCGCCACGGGGTTCGTGGACGGCGATCATTCGCTGACCAATATGCAGACCCAGTTGTACAGGCTCGGCGGCCTCGCCCTCTCGGCGATCGTGCCGTGCGTGTGTATCGCGGCGCTCGCCGCGATCGCCGGTTCGATCGGCCAGGTCGGCATGCAGATCTCCACCAAGCCGATCACGCCGGACCCGAAAGCCGTCAGTCCGATGGCGGGCCTCAAGAAGATCTTCTCGGTCCGCACGCTGATCGAGTGCGCGAAGATGATCGTCAAGGCGGCGATCGTGTTCTGCGTGATGTGGCAGACCATCAAATGGCTGTTTCCGCTGATCGTCGGCTCGCTTTATCAGCCGCTGCCGGGACTGGTGCGGATGTTCTGGGAGTTGCTGATCAAGCTGTTCATGGTGGCCGCGGCAGTGTTCGTGCTGGTCGGCGCCGCGGACGTCAAGCTGCAGAGCTTCATGTTCCTCAAGAAGATGAAGATGTCCAAGGACGAGGTCAAACGCGAGCACAAGAATCAGGAGGGCGATCCGCGCATCAAGGGGGAACGGCGGCGCCTCGCACGCGAGATTCTGAACTCGCCGCCGCAGTCGAAAGTGGGCATGGCCAACATGATGGTGGTCAATCCCACGCACTACTCGGTCGCTGTGCGCTACGCCCCCGACGAACATCCGCTGCCGCGCGTGATCGCCAAGGGCATGGACGAAAGTGCGGCCGAACTGCGCCGTGCGGCGCGCGATGCGGGCGTGCCGATTATCGGCAATCCGCCGGTGGCGCGCGCGCTGTACAAGGTCGGCCTCGACGAGCCGATTCCCGAAGAATTGTTCGAGACCGTCGCGGCGATTCTGCGCTGGGTCGAATCGATCGGCGCGCGGCGCTCGGCCGGCATGCCGGCGTTCGACGACGCCGACGCCGCGTCGTCCGGTTCTTCGCACGACGCCACCGCCCCGCCGCCCGCCCTCCACTGA
- a CDS encoding HrpB1 family type III secretion system apparatus protein, giving the protein MTVSTPDYLNCSPDVVGGLIETVSTALLSHFPKVSADPYDIELVLDALRVLRPRVAEIDTLDGILHMVRGHWDDAIHVLRQVGENAPRFGYAKALLAFCLSAKGDPDWKQCAAEAMADNPTRDTQSLVRALEAREDLLNAMKVKRAGGQFVTPKSCETLAEFDAETAEGAEATAAAGTAEPVAHAAVAATPAPLDYANQSFLRA; this is encoded by the coding sequence ATGACCGTCAGCACGCCGGATTACCTGAACTGCAGCCCCGATGTCGTCGGCGGCCTGATCGAAACCGTCTCGACCGCCTTGCTTAGCCACTTCCCGAAAGTGTCGGCCGATCCGTACGACATCGAACTCGTGCTCGACGCGCTGCGCGTGCTGCGTCCGCGCGTCGCCGAAATCGATACGCTCGACGGCATCCTGCACATGGTGCGCGGCCACTGGGACGACGCCATTCACGTGCTGCGCCAGGTCGGCGAAAACGCGCCGCGCTTCGGCTACGCCAAGGCGCTGCTCGCCTTCTGTCTGTCCGCCAAGGGCGACCCCGACTGGAAGCAGTGCGCGGCCGAAGCCATGGCCGACAATCCGACCCGCGATACGCAGTCGCTGGTGCGCGCGCTCGAAGCCCGCGAGGATCTGCTCAACGCGATGAAGGTCAAGCGCGCGGGCGGCCAGTTCGTCACGCCGAAATCGTGCGAGACGCTGGCGGAGTTCGACGCCGAGACCGCTGAAGGCGCCGAAGCCACTGCCGCCGCCGGCACGGCGGAACCGGTCGCGCATGCTGCGGTGGCGGCCACGCCCGCGCCGCTCGACTACGCGAACCAGTCCTTCCTGCGCGCCTGA
- a CDS encoding type III secretion protein HrpB2, translated as MTVNATTTALQASLDQMSQSAAAGPAAQTSPELADKFQSLMQKGQMSAPATPQQDGTAVASKLVATQDAELQHTVNDALQLAQQAPNMTMNEMSAGTIRMTLELASTQLDLEAKMGVVDSSKSAIETLMKNQ; from the coding sequence ATGACCGTCAATGCCACCACGACCGCCCTGCAGGCGTCGCTCGATCAGATGTCGCAAAGCGCGGCCGCCGGGCCCGCCGCGCAGACTTCGCCTGAACTGGCCGACAAGTTCCAGTCGCTGATGCAGAAGGGGCAAATGAGCGCGCCCGCCACGCCGCAGCAGGACGGCACCGCGGTCGCCTCGAAGCTGGTCGCGACCCAGGACGCCGAGCTGCAACACACCGTCAACGACGCGCTGCAACTGGCGCAGCAGGCGCCGAACATGACGATGAACGAGATGAGCGCCGGCACCATTCGCATGACGCTCGAACTCGCCAGCACGCAGCTCGATCTGGAAGCGAAGATGGGCGTGGTGGATTCGTCGAAGTCGGCGATCGAAACGTTGATGAAGAACCAGTAA
- the sctJ gene encoding type III secretion system inner membrane ring lipoprotein SctJ — MFDRLPTARASRRAAPLLCVLALCIALSGCKKELYGNLSEQDVNEMVVALLERGVDASKDTSDAGKTWSLDVDDTQMVRAMEALRARGLPHSKFDDLGALFKKDGLVSTPTEERVRFIYGTSQELSSTLSKIDGVLVARVQIVLPNNDPLAQTIKPSSAAVFIKYRRDSDIGALVPQIKTLVMHSVEGLTYDQVSVTAVAADPVEYSQQPQSGGMPAWLLGVLAGVVVLAATALLVLARRGVLAGRPRADAAGGDGAASGRLGGLLARLRRLRPAN, encoded by the coding sequence ATGTTCGACCGATTGCCCACTGCGCGAGCCAGCCGCCGCGCCGCGCCGTTGCTCTGCGTGCTCGCGCTGTGCATCGCGCTCAGCGGCTGCAAGAAGGAGTTGTACGGCAATCTGTCCGAGCAGGACGTCAACGAGATGGTGGTGGCGCTGCTCGAACGCGGCGTGGATGCGTCCAAGGACACCTCGGATGCCGGCAAGACGTGGTCGCTCGACGTCGACGATACGCAGATGGTGCGCGCCATGGAGGCGTTGCGCGCGCGCGGTTTGCCGCACAGCAAGTTCGACGACCTCGGCGCGCTGTTCAAGAAGGACGGCCTCGTTTCGACGCCGACCGAGGAGCGCGTGCGCTTCATCTACGGCACGTCGCAGGAGTTGTCGTCGACGCTGTCGAAGATTGACGGCGTACTCGTCGCACGCGTGCAGATCGTGCTGCCGAACAACGATCCGCTCGCGCAGACCATCAAGCCTTCGTCGGCGGCGGTGTTCATCAAGTACCGGCGCGATTCCGATATCGGCGCCCTGGTGCCGCAGATCAAGACGCTGGTGATGCATAGCGTCGAGGGCCTCACCTACGATCAGGTCAGCGTCACCGCCGTCGCGGCCGACCCGGTCGAATACTCGCAACAGCCGCAGAGCGGCGGTATGCCGGCTTGGCTGCTGGGCGTGCTGGCGGGTGTCGTGGTGCTGGCGGCCACCGCGCTGCTGGTGCTGGCGCGCCGTGGCGTGCTGGCCGGGCGGCCGCGCGCCGACGCGGCGGGCGGCGACGGCGCGGCGAGCGGCCGGCTGGGCGGATTGCTGGCGCGCCTGCGCCGCTTGCGACCCGCGAACTGA
- a CDS encoding type III secretion protein HrpB4, which translates to MNAPTDLPFQRVAAALDAYRRNLATVARWADPSWSAALLGADAAQLEAWRGALERAGAAAVETCSQALADAAGVKPPSFAALTQSALKASASGAAQPNAVLLDALPVRHALQVLCMRALSFRRAEARRLIDKRTRSLLAEWTGVGVDRLTQDAHLADAPDIARLATRAAMPPLTALDANALAVEGCALLLRDLGSASAAQGMHDAQGMYAANAGHAAGEANRLPFPLLRLALPRVLPAPAWLAAVPTALDAPGSARLFARLSDLLPEFAWLFG; encoded by the coding sequence ATGAACGCGCCGACCGATCTGCCTTTCCAACGCGTGGCCGCGGCGCTCGATGCGTATCGCCGCAACCTTGCCACTGTGGCCCGCTGGGCCGATCCCTCGTGGAGCGCCGCGTTGCTCGGCGCCGACGCCGCGCAACTGGAGGCCTGGCGCGGCGCGCTCGAACGCGCTGGTGCGGCGGCCGTCGAAACCTGTTCGCAGGCGCTCGCCGATGCCGCGGGCGTTAAACCCCCTTCATTCGCCGCTCTGACGCAAAGCGCGCTCAAGGCGTCGGCCTCCGGCGCGGCTCAACCGAACGCCGTGCTGCTCGACGCGTTGCCGGTGCGGCACGCGCTGCAGGTGCTGTGCATGCGCGCGTTGTCGTTCCGGCGCGCGGAAGCACGCCGTCTGATCGACAAACGCACGCGCTCGCTGCTCGCCGAGTGGACCGGGGTCGGCGTCGACCGTCTCACGCAGGACGCGCATCTGGCCGACGCGCCCGATATCGCGCGTCTCGCCACGCGCGCGGCGATGCCGCCGCTGACCGCGCTTGATGCGAACGCGCTCGCTGTCGAAGGTTGCGCGTTGCTGTTGCGCGATCTGGGCAGCGCAAGTGCAGCGCAGGGCATGCATGACGCGCAGGGAATGTACGCGGCGAACGCGGGACACGCGGCCGGCGAAGCCAACCGGCTGCCGTTCCCGTTACTGCGGCTCGCGTTGCCGCGCGTGCTGCCCGCGCCGGCCTGGCTCGCCGCCGTCCCCACAGCGCTCGATGCGCCCGGCTCGGCGCGCCTCTTCGCGCGGCTGTCCGATCTGCTACCGGAGTTTGCATGGCTATTTGGTTGA
- the sctL gene encoding type III secretion system stator protein SctL has protein sequence MAIWLKHARSAFGENDAQGWVARVGVSTDVIPRATFGELVSIDEAYAALAVEREALLADARDEAARVVDAGHAQAAEIAAQAQRDYDTASEQGYRDGCDRALADWMQRLADVADAQSQLQIRMRERLAQIVASAVEQIVRVERHEALFERALATVDRIVEGATYLRVAVHPDDYTEAKATFDRLASRWRDLGQPIPLSVIADKRLDPGSCVCESDFGTVDASLDTQLRAMRSAVSRALKRSVEVADAQGETPSPDSAADARTDEDAA, from the coding sequence ATGGCTATTTGGTTGAAGCACGCTCGCTCCGCTTTTGGTGAGAACGATGCACAGGGATGGGTCGCGCGCGTCGGCGTGTCGACGGATGTGATTCCGCGCGCGACCTTCGGTGAACTGGTCTCGATCGACGAAGCCTACGCCGCGCTCGCCGTTGAACGCGAGGCCTTGCTGGCCGACGCGCGCGACGAAGCCGCACGCGTCGTTGACGCCGGGCATGCGCAGGCCGCCGAGATCGCCGCGCAGGCGCAGCGCGATTACGACACCGCTAGCGAGCAGGGCTACCGCGACGGCTGCGATCGTGCGCTGGCCGACTGGATGCAGCGTCTCGCTGACGTGGCCGACGCGCAGAGCCAGTTGCAGATCCGCATGCGCGAGCGGCTGGCGCAGATCGTCGCGTCGGCGGTCGAGCAGATCGTGCGGGTGGAGCGTCACGAAGCGTTGTTCGAGCGGGCGCTCGCCACGGTCGATCGCATCGTGGAAGGCGCGACCTATCTGCGCGTGGCCGTGCACCCCGACGACTACACCGAAGCCAAAGCCACCTTCGACCGGCTCGCCTCGCGCTGGCGTGATCTCGGCCAGCCGATTCCGCTGTCGGTGATCGCGGATAAACGGCTCGATCCCGGCAGTTGCGTCTGCGAGTCCGACTTCGGCACCGTCGACGCGAGTCTCGACACGCAATTGCGCGCCATGCGCAGCGCGGTATCGCGTGCGTTGAAGCGTTCGGTGGAAGTGGCCGACGCGCAAGGCGAAACACCATCGCCTGACAGCGCGGCCGACGCGCGCACCGACGAGGACGCCGCATGA
- the sctN gene encoding type III secretion system ATPase SctN: MSTPWLTGTVDFDRLTDEIEREILAEPGVTRTGKVLEVIGTLIKVAGLDLSLGELCELRAANGTLLQLAEVIGFTRDVALLSPFSRLENISRSTQVIGLGRPLSVKVGDMLLGRVIDSLGEPVDGGPPIESDTLRPIFAAPPAPMSRRMIDAPLPTGVRVVDAMMTLAEGQRMGIFAPAGVGKSTLLGMFARGASCDVNVIALIGERGREVREFVELILGPEGMARSVVVCATSDRSSMERAKAAYVATAIAEYFRDRGQRVLLMMDSLTRFARAGREIGLAAGEPPARRGFPPSIFAELPRLLERAGMGETGSITALYTVLAEDDSGSDPIAEEVRGILDGHMILSREIAAKNQYPAIDVLGSLSRVMPQVVPDDYVQAAARIRELMAKHREVEMLLQIGEYQPGMNALADEAIAKADAIKAFLSQRTGDYAAPQDTEAQLYDLSGLGA, encoded by the coding sequence ATGAGCACGCCGTGGCTGACGGGCACGGTCGATTTCGACCGGCTCACCGACGAGATCGAACGCGAGATTCTGGCCGAGCCGGGTGTCACGCGGACCGGTAAAGTGCTCGAAGTGATCGGCACGCTGATCAAGGTCGCCGGACTCGATCTGTCGCTCGGCGAGTTGTGCGAGTTGCGCGCGGCGAACGGGACCTTACTGCAGCTTGCCGAGGTGATCGGCTTTACCCGCGACGTCGCGTTGTTGTCGCCGTTCTCGCGGCTGGAAAACATCTCGCGTTCGACCCAGGTGATCGGCCTCGGCCGTCCGCTCTCCGTCAAAGTGGGCGACATGCTGCTCGGCCGCGTGATCGACAGCCTCGGCGAACCGGTCGACGGCGGCCCGCCGATTGAGTCCGACACGCTGCGGCCGATCTTCGCAGCGCCGCCTGCGCCGATGAGCCGCCGCATGATCGACGCACCGTTGCCGACCGGCGTGCGCGTGGTCGACGCCATGATGACGCTGGCCGAGGGACAGCGGATGGGGATTTTCGCGCCGGCCGGCGTCGGCAAGAGCACCTTGCTCGGCATGTTCGCGCGCGGCGCTTCGTGCGATGTCAACGTGATCGCGCTGATCGGCGAACGCGGCCGCGAAGTGCGTGAATTCGTCGAGTTGATTCTTGGACCCGAGGGCATGGCGCGTTCGGTGGTGGTGTGCGCCACTTCCGATCGCTCGTCGATGGAGCGCGCGAAAGCGGCCTATGTCGCGACCGCGATTGCCGAATACTTTCGCGACCGCGGCCAGCGCGTGCTGCTGATGATGGACTCGCTGACGCGCTTCGCTCGCGCCGGCCGCGAGATCGGCCTCGCCGCCGGCGAACCGCCTGCGCGGCGCGGCTTTCCGCCGTCGATTTTCGCCGAATTGCCGCGCCTGCTGGAACGCGCGGGGATGGGCGAGACCGGTTCGATCACGGCGCTCTACACCGTGCTCGCCGAAGACGACAGCGGCAGCGATCCGATCGCCGAAGAAGTGCGCGGGATTCTCGACGGCCACATGATCCTGTCGCGCGAGATCGCGGCGAAGAACCAGTATCCGGCCATCGACGTGCTGGGCAGTTTGTCGCGTGTGATGCCTCAGGTCGTGCCGGACGATTATGTGCAGGCGGCCGCGCGGATTCGCGAATTGATGGCGAAGCATCGCGAAGTCGAGATGCTGTTGCAGATCGGCGAATACCAGCCGGGCATGAACGCGCTGGCCGACGAGGCGATCGCCAAGGCTGACGCGATCAAGGCGTTCCTGTCGCAGCGTACCGGCGATTACGCGGCGCCGCAGGACACCGAGGCGCAGCTCTACGACCTGAGCGGGCTCGGTGCATGA
- a CDS encoding type III secretion protein HrpB7, producing MSASKGMQQRRIVALERSCTRRRRLGETLRAALAAQRNAHAPLEAARDAKQAQFAHETGVLRFYEHRMDGMMTGTEPFSLDDFNNCRLYIGVVNDRLRLLEAELAQAEAAVQANLAAIAQTQREIALNQGRIDLCGERIHDIRRAQDNAESDASDEEAEETALARRFHARGAHA from the coding sequence ATGAGCGCGTCGAAAGGCATGCAACAGCGGCGCATCGTCGCGCTGGAACGATCGTGCACGCGGCGTCGCCGTCTCGGCGAGACTTTGCGTGCCGCGCTCGCGGCGCAGCGCAATGCCCACGCGCCGCTCGAAGCCGCGCGCGACGCGAAGCAGGCGCAGTTCGCGCACGAAACCGGCGTGCTGCGTTTTTACGAGCATCGCATGGACGGCATGATGACGGGCACCGAGCCGTTCTCGCTCGACGACTTCAACAATTGCCGCTTGTATATCGGCGTGGTGAACGACCGGTTGCGTCTTCTCGAAGCGGAACTCGCGCAAGCGGAAGCCGCCGTGCAGGCGAATCTTGCGGCGATTGCGCAGACGCAACGCGAGATCGCGTTGAATCAAGGTCGCATCGATCTGTGCGGCGAGCGGATTCACGACATTCGCCGCGCGCAGGACAACGCCGAGAGCGACGCGAGCGACGAAGAGGCCGAAGAAACCGCGCTCGCACGACGCTTCCACGCACGCGGGGCGCACGCATGA
- the sctT gene encoding type III secretion system export apparatus subunit SctT → MNDIASALPQLGALLVGYITLIGVCSLRLFIVMFIFPPTADGLLQGVVRNAVVLLFSSYVAYGQPVAFMQSLHGVMLLEVGLREALIGLVIGFAASIVFWVAEGAGTYIDDLTGYNNVQITNPTRQEQSTPTATLLGQIASVAFWALGGMTFLLGTLYESYHWWPIVSAAPNVSNILESFVLAQTDSLMQTVAKLAAPMMFILLLIDFAFGFAAKSASKLDLMTLSQPVKGAVTVLMLALFVGVFVDQVRDQVTLRGLAAEFRVLSDSTKTPDASQTPRTPDAATPTNHP, encoded by the coding sequence ATGAACGACATCGCTTCCGCGCTGCCGCAACTCGGCGCGCTGCTGGTCGGCTACATCACGTTGATCGGCGTGTGCTCGTTGCGTCTGTTTATCGTGATGTTCATCTTTCCGCCGACCGCCGACGGTCTGCTGCAAGGCGTGGTGCGCAATGCGGTCGTGCTGCTGTTCAGTTCCTATGTGGCCTATGGTCAGCCCGTCGCGTTCATGCAATCGCTGCACGGCGTGATGCTGCTCGAAGTCGGTTTGCGCGAGGCGCTGATTGGGCTCGTGATCGGCTTCGCGGCGTCGATCGTGTTCTGGGTCGCAGAAGGCGCGGGCACCTATATCGACGATCTGACGGGCTACAACAACGTGCAGATCACCAACCCCACGCGCCAGGAGCAATCCACGCCGACCGCCACGCTGCTCGGGCAGATTGCCTCGGTGGCGTTCTGGGCGCTTGGCGGCATGACCTTTCTGCTCGGCACGCTGTACGAGTCGTATCACTGGTGGCCGATTGTCTCGGCGGCGCCGAACGTGTCGAACATTCTCGAATCGTTCGTGCTCGCGCAGACCGATTCGCTGATGCAAACCGTCGCCAAGCTCGCGGCGCCGATGATGTTCATTCTGCTGCTGATCGACTTCGCGTTCGGCTTTGCCGCGAAGTCCGCCTCGAAGCTCGATCTGATGACGCTCAGTCAGCCGGTCAAGGGCGCGGTCACGGTGCTGATGCTGGCGCTGTTCGTCGGTGTCTTCGTCGATCAGGTGCGCGATCAGGTCACGTTGCGCGGTCTCGCCGCGGAGTTTCGCGTGCTGTCTGATTCGACGAAGACGCCGGATGCATCGCAAACACCGCGCACGCCGGATGCCGCCACGCCGACGAACCACCCTTGA